The Candidatus Nitrosoglobus terrae genome segment ATCAGTTAACGAAGAGGTAAATAGCTCTACTCAAGGGGGGATACGTCGGGATAGATCCCAGTCTCAAAATCGGGGGCGATATAACTCCAGTCGCCAGCAAAACTTCAGAAAAACTGAGAATCATGATGATCTTTCCGCAGAAATAAAAGTAGAGCCTACTAAAGCGATAGTAGAAACTTTAGAGAGTCAAGATAGGCCAGTAACCGTTGAAGGTACTGCTGTAATACCATTAAGGACTATCCGTAGTCGGCGTGGTGGCCGTCGTCGCCGTTCCAATGGAGCGAACAATAGATATAGAGTCAGTAATAATGGCCGAAACGAGCTTTCGGAGCAATCAGAGGGAAGTAAAGTTACTGAGGGCGACATTGAATCTTCATTAACAGTGACTAGGAATTCCCCAGAATCATCTACAGAAATAAATGGATCCAATGGAAAAATCTCGCTACCCATAGAGGAAAGGGAATTAGTCTCTAAAGAGACTGCTCCTGTTAGCTCAGCTATGATTGCTCCTACGAATGAGTAAGCTATAAGCGTGGTAGGCAGTAAAATTTCTTATTTAAAAGGCCGTTAAATATTTTATAGCGGGTAACCGTCTCTCTTTGAGGAGGCTTATTTTGATAGCCTCCTCAATAAAATTTACCTTATTCTTCTAAGCTATCGTCTTCCTAAGCTTTTCTGTTTTGCACCAAGATATTTCTAACCCGCTCTAAATCAGTCGGAGTATCAATCCCTGGGATAGGAATCTCCTGAGCAATAGCCACATGAATATACCCCCCATGATACAGAATCCGTAGCTGTTCTAACTGTTCAGTTTGTTCTAGTTTACAAATAGAAAGGGTGGAGTAGTGGCGTAAAAACTGGGCACGATAGGCATAAAGGCCAATATGACGATAGCAAGGCCATAGTATAGATTTAGTAGGGCTATCATTTTCAGAGGTAAAATTCTCCCTATCCCAAGGAATGGGGGCCCGGCTAAAGTAGAGGGCATAACCTGCAGCATTACAGACCACTTTAACGATATTCGGATTAAATAATTCTTCTTGATTAGAGATAGGGACTCTTAGAGTGGCAGCATCCGCTTTAGGATGGGCTGCTAAATCGGCAGCTACCTGAGCAATAAGCTGAGCAGGTAATAATGGCTCATCCCCCTGAACATTAACGATAATAGTTTGATCCGGATAACCTCGTTGAGATATCACTTCAGCGATTCGATCTGTTCCTGATGTATGCTCAATGGAGGTCATACAGGCTTCAATGCCAAAATTTTTAGCAGCGGCTTGTATACGACTATCATCCGTTGCCACTAAAATCTCTTCAGCGCCGCTTACTTGAGCTTTTGCTATCACGTGGGCTAACATGGGTTTACCTGCTAGATCTAATAGAGGCTTCCCCGGCAGACGGCTAGAGTTATAGCGGGCGGGAATAATCACTTTATAAGCCATTAGGCAATTGCGCTCCATTTCCTCGCGGGAGGTCGGCTTAGATAACCAGAATATTCAGATAATATAAGCTAATTGATATTGAGTCATTTTTTGTTAATGATTAAAGAATGTTAAGAGTTTTTACAAATTTTATGAGGTTTGTTTTTAGCTGAAACCCTGTGGTCATTGGTTTTGGACGGATAGGTTTGCTGAGTGAAATCGAGGATATCAAAATGTCTATTTTTTACATTTGTATTGCCTATGAAAATGGTATTAATAAGCCCATGCCCTCATCCTTGAGCGGCCAGATGTTAAAACCTTTTACACCTTAAAGTGAATACTATGAAAAAAGAAAAATTGTTGACAATAGCGATATGGACAGTTAGTGCGTTCTTTATGTCTAATACTGTAAACGCTACGCTGATAACAGGTATTAGCTCAGCCTACGGCCTGCAAGCTCACTTCAGTGCAGCAGGAAATACTATTGGCATTAATATAGATCCAGAACCCATAGCTTCAGGAAGTAGCCCAAATCCTTATATCGTCAATAAACAATTACTCAATGTCCAAGCGGACATTCCTCAGGTGCTCTCATTAGATACAGGTACTCTAGCCAGTAAGTGCAATATTTAATATTGCTGGGCAAACGTATTCGGCTCAAGCTACTTCAATGGTCTCCGGCTTTAATTTTAAAATGCTGGGGCAATCATTAGCAGATGTACTTGATTTCAGTACTATGACTTTGAATGCATCCGCTATTAATATCAATGGCCATCTAGCACTTAACGGAAACACGGCTATAGAGAATGTGAATGTACTGGGTCATGCACTCATCAATTCCATGGCTCCTATAGCGCCCAATACAATAATAGATCTAAGTACCTTCGGTATCACAAACGCTAGTTTAATCCTTAATGAACAATTTCAAACTGCAGACAGCATTACTGTCAATGCACTGGATTTAAAGCTCAATGGATCAAGTATTATGGGGCTTCCAACGTTGATTAGCGGCGACCTTATTCTAGGACACAGTATGGCTCAGCTTGTTAACAGTCTGGCCTCTACTACTATCGATAACCCTTCAGTACTCTTACTATTCTCTACGGGTCTCATTATTCTCGGTATCGTTACCAATAGCAATAGACGAAACCAAAAATAGGATTTTTTACTAGGATAAAAATCTTCCCACACTACTATCTGTAGTAACCAAGCATAAACAAACGCTCAATAATAGAGGATTATTGAGCATTTATTTTAGAATGCTCTAGTAGGCCATAAATTGAACAATAAGCGTGCTTTCATGACTGTAAAGAAAGGCCCAGGCTTTGTAAGCTAAATTTTATGTAAATATTTATTTAAGGGTACGCTTAATGTAAAGCTATTGCACTTGCAGTAGCATCTATCTTAATTCTTAAACCCAAAGCTGCTGTATTAAAATACTGCTGGAGTATGAGTGTAACGCTCCATTTTTTACTTACGCTGAGTTTGGTGCCTTAAATCTAAACATGACCTTTTAATCGCTAAAATTTGCTGTGCTTCACAAAAAAGCATTACCTTAATATGTTATGATATAACATATACTATAAAAATAAGGGAAAGCTATACGAGTCATGCATAACGTACTTATTTTTTTTTTGCGCTTGCTACCAGCATTATTTTTCTGCCGGCGTACGCAGAACAGCAGCCAGCGAAGGAATTAGAACCCGTAACAGTAACGGCTCCTATACAAGAAGAAAGTTTAAAAATTAGAGTGCCAACGACTGTACTAAAAGGTGATGATTTGCGCCTGAAGATAGGAGATACCATCGGTAAGACTTTAGAGCAGGAGCTAGGTGTTGCTAATCAATCTTTTGGTCCTGGTGTGGGTAGACCCATGATCCGAGGCCAGAGCGGGCCGCGGGTGAGGGTGCTAGATGATGATATTGGTAGTAACGATGCCTCTTCGATCAGCCCTGATCATGCTGTAAGTACTGAGCCTTTATTGGCTGATCGGATCGAAGTATTACGAGGGCCAGAAGCTACTTTACTTTATGGTAGCGGTGCCATGGGTGGCGCAGTGAACGTTATCAGTAACCGTATTCCAGAGGATATGCTGAAACACCGATTGGGAGGGGCTATAGAGCAGCGCTATGATAGTACCACTAATGAGACTGCAACCGTGGCGAAAATAGAGGGTGGGCAGGGGCCAATAGCGATTCACTTGGATGGATTTTATCGAGATCATGGCAATATGGTGATTGGAGGCCAAGCGATTGATGAGGCTGCTGCTCGTTTTAGCGATCCTACACTGCCGGCACAGTTAGAAAATTCTAAAGGCGTACTGCCTAATTCGCGAGGAACCGCTATCAGCGGATCGGCTGGATTTTCTTGGATAGGCGATATAGGTTTTGCTGGGGCTTCTGTGAATCATTTGTTTAATGATTACGGTATTCCGATCAATGGCACAGGTGATGATATTACCCGTATTCATTTACAGCAAAATAGATATGATTTTAAAAGTAAGCTAGACAATCCTGTTAGCTTTGCCCAATCTCTAGTCATGCGTTTAGGTTATACCGATTACCAGCATGCCGAAATTACTAATAACATTGTCAGCGATTTTTTTGCTAATAAAACTTATGAAGGTCGGGTAGAGCTGACCCATCAGCCTATTGGACTGCTGCATGGAGTAGTGGGTTTTCACGGTATTGCCAGTGATTTTAGCGCTATTGATAAATCAGATGGCGATATTCTTATTCCCCATTCTCAAATTAACAACTTTGGCTTATTTGTGGTAGAGAATTTTGATCTAGGAGCGCTGAGCTATCAGCTAGGTCTGCGAGTGGAAAATGATAGGATTGCCCCTGATGCTAAAGGCTCATCTAGCTTTAATTATACGCCAGTGAGTTTTTCGGCCTCTGGGCTATGGGAAATTAATGATCAGCACAACTTGAGTTTAGCATTCACGCGTTCACAACGATCACCTCAAGTACAAGAATTATTATTTAATGGCTTTCATGATGCTACCCGTAGTTTTGAGTTAGGGAATCCTAACCTTACGACTGAGACCTTTCACAATTTAGATCTGGGCTATCATTTTCAATCGGATTGGATGCAAGCTGAGATTGATCTCTTTCAGAATTGGGCTAGTGATTATATTACCCAGCAGCGTAATGGCCAGTTTGTAACTGAAGAAGGAGATCCCTGTCCTATGGACACCCTTTGTCCTCCCGTGGTGGTTACTAGCCAAGCCAATGCCGTATTTAAAGGCTTTGAAGGTAAGCTGATTTTCCCAGTGATGGAAAATCATCAGGGGGCAATTAAGCTGACTTTATTTAGCGACTATACCCGAGGCCAATTTACCCATGGTGCTGATATACCCCGAATGCCGCCGCTGCGTTATGGATTACAATTAGATTATGCTAAGGCTAAATTTTCTAGTAATGTGCGATTAACTCGTGCCGAAACGCAGAAACATGCCGGCCAGTTTGAAGCGCCAACCCCCGGTTATATACTGTTAAATCTTGGCGCGCAGTATCAAGTGAAAGCTGGCCAGGATATCCAGCTATTAGCGTTCGCTAGAGGAACCAACCTGCTTAATCAAAATATCCGTAATTCTACTTCCTATCTACGTAACTTTGCACCCGAAGCAGGACGAGGAGCAGAAATTGGGATTCGTGTCAATTATTAGTGCTCGTGCTTGTTAACGAGATTTTCTTATCACCAGTTGATCTTGGCCTATTATTTTTTGGTAATAGATTTTTTTTATGCCTAATATAAAATTGTCAAGATTATTGACAATATTTAATAGCTTCTTGGCCGATTGTAGCTGGAGGTAGGGAGGTTTACTATGAAGTGTAAAGAATATGGATATGATTATCTTTGTTTTTTGTTAATTTTTTTTACAGCAACTGCTTGGTATAGAATCATAATATATTGATTTTTATAAAATAAAATATAAGGGCATAAAAATTGCATATCTATCTGTATTAGATAAGTAAAATTATAAATAGGAGTATACAGATGCGTTTAGCAATGATGTACGCTGTGATGCCCTTAGCCGTAGTTTCTATCGGTACTGCTCAGGCAACACCAGCAAATTTACTAGTAAATGGTGATTTTTCGCAAGTCACTCAGAATATTACCGGCTCTGCTCAATATGGTACTCAGACCAATGCTTATGGAGATTTCATTAAGGGATGGCAGGGGGGCTGGGGAGATGGCATCTGGTATCCAAATGCCGCTCAAGCTACAAGTGAAACTCCGGCGGGTCGAGTAGGTTTAGATCCACTGTCTGCAGTTACGGCGCCGCCAAATACAGATAGTGGCGCTTTTGTGGGTCTTAGCGGCGGTTCTTCAGTATATACCGACACCCTAATGGGTGGAGCGACTATTTACCAGCACTTTACGAATTTAACCCCTGGTGCCACTTATCAAGTAAGTTTTGACTGGGGGCTTACGCAGACTCAGAAGAGCAGCGCACCTACTCAGAGTAGTACACCTACTCAGAGTAGTATACCCGCTCAGAGTAGTACACCCACTCAGAGTAGTACACCCACTCAGAGTAGTACACCCACTCAGAGTAGCGGATCATCAGCTGATGCCTCAAGTTTTCTGAAAGTCTCGTTAGGTAAGAACACTCAAAATACTCAAACGCTAACGACTTCTAATGGAGAGTTTACCGGTTGGCAGCATACGACAGTCCAGATTACAGCTGGATCAAACCAAGCCTATCTGAATTTACAAGCCATGAGTGATACCTATAAAGCGCACCCAATGGCTGTATTGGCAAACGTATCAATGAGTCGGCTTACCTCGATTCCAGAGCCTTCTGCGTTTGCGCTTTTTGGGGTTGGTTTAATTGGATTAATGATTCCAAGCTTTTTTATGCCTAGCCGATGCAGGGTAGGCAATGAGATGTGAATATATTTTGAGTCGCTGTAACAGCATAGCGCAGCGGGAATAAGGCACGAGATCTAGAATGTTGACTCGTGCCTTTTATGCTTGGATTATTTAAAATTTAACAATTTACCCATAATTTAGCGTTTCTCAACTAAAGGCCCATAGGTTTTAGGAATACGATTAGCGAACATATGTACATTACTCATTAGGTTTTTTTGCCTTGTAGCCGCCAGCTCAACCACATCAAACACTACCTTATGCATTTCGGTAAAGAACTCAGTAACAGCTTCAACATCCCATGTTGGGAATTGTGAAGGGGGAACTACCAGACTTCCAGCGCTATAAGGGGCATCAATACGATTAGCAAGAATGAGTGCACATCGGTTATCTACCGCTAGCGTTAGGGCAAGATATCGGCGCTCATTGCGATTTTGTAATCGTGCCGGCCATAAGATGACATCAGCGCCATTGACCCCTAAGCAGCGGGCGGCTTCTGAGAACATAGAATCATATCCCATGATTATCCCAATTCGACCAAATGGAGTATTAGCCACGGGATATTCACTACCAGCTGTGGCCCATTTTCGCTCATCGGCGAATAGATGCACCTTGCGATAGGATAGGATGGTTTTACCCTCGGGGCCAATTAAAAAGGAAGTTGGATAGAGCTTTCCATCTATCTTTTCCACATTGGGCACCAATACGGCACACTTATTTTCTTTGCATAGGATAGAAAATGTCCTGACTAACTCAGCATTGAGATCCGCAAGCCTTTGAGCTTCTGCAGCATCAATACGCCAATTAGGTGAGGCAACATATTCAGGTAATACGATGAGCCGAATTCCAAATTGGGCGGCGTACATGGTTTGGGTTGCCACCTGATCTAAGGTAGTTGGCTGTGTTTCGCAGACATGGCTTTGTACGGCGGCCATATTAAACACGGCCTTACTGGGAATGATGGCTTCTTCATTAATGTTAGCGACTGCCGTTTCCTTATAGGGCTTAGTTAAGACGGTATAAGTATCGGGGCGGCGATCGGCAAATCTATCCGCCCCAAGACCTAAGTGTTTATTATCCGCTAGCGTAGGATCAATCTCGCTCACTGCTAACCCATGAGTATCCCATGGAATCTGAGCATGTAAATTTCCCTTAGGGTCAATGATCATGCTACCCCCAGGGTAGTGGATAGAGCGTTCTTGGCCAGATTTTGAGGCTGCACAAATCCAGACACCGTTCTCATAAGCCCGCGCGGGTCGCCATGTCTCAGCTTGGTCAATGAGGAAGAAATTTGCCATATCAACAATAACCTGTGCTCCATTAAGGGCTGTACAACGGGGGATTTCCGGTATGCGGCCATCAAAACAGATCATCATGCCTAATTTACCCAGTTCCGTGGCCACTACTGGAAATCCCCGTTCCCCAAAGGTAAACCAATTCTGATCATGCGTAGTTAAAAATTGCTTATGGTAGTGAAGGATTAAATCCCCTTTTTTGTCTAATAATATGCCCGTATTGAATATTTTTTGCCGCTCAGGATCCCATTCAATCATGCCACTGGCGATAAACATATCGTTATCCCGCGCCATTTTGGCTAATCCTTTAACGAATCGGCTATCCATCTGCCCGGCAACCTTGCGAGCGTGCTCTGGAGAATTATAGAGATAACCCGCATTCATGCATTCGGGAAATACCAACAACTTTACTCCTTGCATAGTGGCTTGCTTAACGTAATAATTACAGATCTCTAAATTAGCTTCTTCATCACCTAGCTTTGCAAGGGTTTGAACCACCCCAGCGCGGTATTCATACGATTTCATAGCGGTTCCTCATCTAGTTTTTAGGAATTGAGTTTACAGAAACCCTGATAGAGTTTAAGGGATTAATCTGTTTAAAAATAAACTAGATAATCCATAAATTTAGTTTAGATGAGGAGAAAGCCATTAGAAAGATTAAAAGAAGTAAATTATGGTTATCTATGAACTAGAAGCAGGCGCTTAAAGCGATGGTATTATTTGATGATAAAAAATCTAAATATGGAGTACTGAGCTATGATAGTAACTTGCTATGTTTGCGTAATAGCTCTGTTTGTACAGCAATTATGGAAAGCGGGGGAAAATAATGCCTGGATTAACACTGCGTGATGGGCTCCGGGGTAAATGCCTCAAAGGGACAGCTATTGAACTTTCCAATGATTCAAGCACGGGGGCAACACAGATCCTAGCTGAGAAATTCTTTCAGATTACCTATCCTATCCACAATCTACTGAAGGGTATCGAAGCCATTGGGCCCAACCGAGGCGGGCCAGTAGCTGTAATTGGCGAACGTGGTTTGGGTAAGTCCCACTTGAGCCGCACTCTACCTCTATCACGCTGTCAATGATGCCGCATCTGTTCGCTGCTGGAAGTGCTGTCGCCGTTTGTTGAAATTTCAAAAAATTGAGACTGAGTAATGAATAAAATTCCCACCCGCTTAAATAAAGAACCTTTAATCGAAGCAATATGGCAAGCGCAATTTGAATCCAAGGAAGGTTTACGTGTTATTGATCTGCTACCCGGTATCTTGTACACAGCCTTTAAGACTGAGCACCAGGATTTGCAGTTACATCGGCTACCGACAGCAGATATTCCAGCACCAGTTGCACAAATTGATCCTAATCTACGCTTTTCTGCCAAGTACCGTATGGAAGAGCCAGATAGCCCATTCTTGTTTCAAGTAGGTGATCGCGTTGTTACCGTAAATTGTAGGAAGCCTTATGCCGGCTGGGCTGCCTTCAAGAAGAAAATACAGAAGCTTGTGGAGGTAATCGAACGCAGTGGTTTAGTGCCATTACCTATACGCCATTCGTTGCGCTATATTGATTTATTAAGCCTTGATCCAGCAGCCCCAAATCTCGATGCATTACAGGTCAATTTCAAGATTGGGCAGTGGTGTCTGAATAACCATCCAATACAAATGCGTGTTGAGATTCCTGATGGTGATTGCAATCACATTATACAAATTGCCACACCTGTAGAAGCCAGTTTACCTGAAGGCAAATTTCAAGGCTCTGTAATCGATTTGGAAACTTTTTCCAACACACCGCTTCGTGGTTGGTCGGACATATGCAGCCAAATAGATCAGATACATGACCGTTCAAAGGTAGTATTTTACCAACAACTGCTAACACCAGAAGCTATCCATCTCATGGAACCGGAGTACTGATATGCTAGCAACCACGATAGATACACCGAACATCCCACCGCTGCAGTATCCGGTTGTTCAACAAATTCAAGCAACAGCTGAGTCGCCAATACCAACCTACATAGAACGGCCAAACAAAGGGTTTCATTACATATCGAGCAACTCCAGCACTGTCACTACACGTATAACTAATCTTCTCAAAATTGAGCAATTGGGCTGGAGCGAGCTAGAAGCTCTGGAAACCTATCTGCGCTTACGCAACTTTGCAGATGATTGGGATGCCCCCGGTATGGAGGCATACGATGACTTGTAAGCGCGGCGATGTAATTTTGGTGAGGTTTCCACACTCTGATTTAAAAACCTATAAAAAACGGCCAGCTTTGGTCGTGCAAGCAGATGGGTTAGCTACTGACTTACCACAAAAAATTATTGCTTTGATCACCTCTAACATAAAGCGTGTAGGCGCTACTCGTGTGCATTTCCAGCAACAAAGCCAAGAAGTCCAAACCATGGGCTTGTGCAAGTATTCCGTTGTTGTGACCGACAATCTTGCCACCGTTCTGGATCGTGAAATTGATAAAATCATCGGTTATTGCCCTGTCATGCCTGTGGTGGATGAAGCGTTGAAACAAACGCTAGGGTTGATGTAATGTCCACCGAAAAACAACTGCTCGCTCAGAAAGTCGCCACGGTCGTCGACATAGGCAAGGCTGTTGCGCTAGAAACGATGGACTTTAACGACCCTAACTGCCCCAAGACCTGTTTGGAGGTGGATTTCCTCATCCTGCCAGTCAATCAGATGGCGATCATCGAGAGCAACGCAGGCAAGCCGATCTACCAGATGTCGAAATGATGGGCATGGAGACATTCCATCGTGTTCTGCTCGATCCTGATCACAGCGGCCACCAAAGCTCCAGACAATCCGTCTCACGCGGCTAAACTAGTGTAGGGCAACTACTAAACCACCACGCGGCGCGTTCAAACACCTGAAGATAGCCAGTATCTTCATGGGTGGGACACCACGCTGGTGGAAGGCTCGTGCCTCGGTATGTAGATGGTCGGCAACGACCTCAACCCGGCGGCGTAGTTTGTGGTCAAGCAGGAACTGGCTAAGGTCGATTTGGAAGATGTGGTCGCGGCTACGCGTTGGGATCAGCTCGCGCTGAGAAGATTTGCTTCGGGTGCTATGGTCAGCGTGATACGGCGCAAGTCTATGGGCATGGTGCAGCTGATTGCAGTCAAGCAGGATGGGACACGGGCACCGACGATTGAGCAGCAATGTGAGTGGTATCTATGAGCAACAGTGACATCACCGAGCTTTACACCAGAGCGACGGTTAGAGCTATTTACCCACCCAGACTGTGGAACCCACCTTACAGAGGGAGCTGAAACACAAAGGCGCAGCGAATGGCGATGGCAGCTATTCATCGGAGTTGATTGGGTATGTAGAGATATCAGCTAAATATCCTTGAAAGCTCTGATAGATGTTGAATATGGAAATTATCACCCACCGTGGCTACTTGTCTGCTCTCACTTAAGCCATCGAGGCTTATTTCGATTATTTGACAGCCAATAGTAGTGTAAATCTAGTATCTACTTAAGGGCTAAGTGGCGGAGAGGGCGGGATTCGAACCCGCGTGGACTGCAATAGCCCCAACCGATTTCGAGTCGGTGCCGTTGTGGCCGCTTCGGTACCTCTCCTAGAAAAATAGGGTCAGAAATATTTTCTGGCCCTAGATATATTACATGGAAAGCTATGTGAACTCTCCGGAAATCACTAAGCTAAGCTTAGGCTTTCTATTTTTTTGAGGTTTGGGCTACTAAATAATCAACGACCTCAAGCATACGTTGAAAGCTGCCTGCTAAATCAGCATCAGTGCGATATTTGCCATTCACGATCATGGCGGGAACCCCAGTAATACCAGAGGATCGGGTTGTCGCTACGGCCTGTTGAGCCTTACCTTGCACTGCAAAAGAATCAAACGTGGATAAGAACTCCTCTTTTGCAATGCCTTGAGTGGCAAAAAAATCAGCCAACGCTGCTTTAGTGTTAAGGTTAAGTTTTTTAAGATGTATGGCATCAAATAGAGGTCGATGAATTTTATCTGCTACTCCCAATGCTTGAGCTGTGTAAAAAGCTTGGGCACCGGGCAGCCAAGAATCACGAAATACTGCTGGGATTCGTATAAAAGTGATTTGATTCGATTTATTTTTTATCCACTTTTCTAGTAAAGGCTCAAAATGGTAGCAGTGAGGACACCCATACCAAAACATCTCAATAACTTCGGCTTGATTAGTCTTTGGAGCGGGGAGCGGTGGATCAATGAGCTTGTAATGTACTCCCTCGGTAAAAGCAGGTGGCCCTGCTGTTACTGGCAGCGAGAGAGTAAGCAGCAAAGAAAATAAAAGCAGTGGCCATGAAGTAGATCGCAGCATGTTTTATGCCTCTAGCAGTAGAATAGAAAGCTAAATTAAATGGATGTCAATGCGCTATCTGTAAGCCTGAGAGATAGTGAGAAATTGCTGTAATGTCCTTATCACTCATTTTTCTAGTGACTCCCTGCATCATCATATTAGGATCATTAGCTCGTTCGTTATTGCGGTAGGCTTGTAGCTGGCTTGTCATATATTCGGCATTTTGACCAGATAGGCGAGGCCAAGCTGCTGCCGGATTACCACTGCCGGATGGGCCATGACAAGACATACAAGCGGGTGTACCGCTTTCCTTATCACCTTGTTGGAACAGTTTTTTTCCTAGTTCAACGTATTCTTCGGGTGTTTTTCCAGTGTTCATTTTTTGGCTTGCGTAGTAGACAGCAATGTTATTGATATCTTGGTCGCTAAGCCCTACTGCCATAGGAGACATAATGGGGCTGTTACGGGCTCCAGATCTAAAATCCTGTAGCTGCTTTTTTAAATAGGTTGCATTTTGACCAGCGAGGTTAGGCCATTCTGGGTTAGGGCTATTGCCATTAGGGCCATGGCAGTTTTGGCAAGGAACGGTTATAGCTTCACCTGCTTTTGCATTGCCCTCTACGAGAGCAGCATTAGAAGCGGTGGTAAATAAGACACAAGCAGTAATCGTGGCGAAATGTTTTAGCATCATTAAAACCCTCAGTATCTAGAAGTATTTTTATGAAAAACGCCTATGCTAAGGCATCCCAAGGTTTGTATGCATGCTACACTGCTTGGGAGTATTTTTCTAGCCTGCTATGGGGTCTAAAAATAGTTTCTGTATCAATATTACGAAGCAAGGACGGTTTAAGAATGAGATGGTAAATTCTTTTTATCATAAAGCCTCTTATCAAGGCAGTGCTTATACTTTATCCCAGCTACCTCCAGATAAGGGGATAGAAGTTGCTTTCGCCGGTCGCTCTAACGTAGGCAAATCAAGTGCTATTAATGCGATTACTAACATTAAGGGGCTAGCTCGAATTAGTAAAACGCCGGGGCGCACCCAGATGATTAATTTTTTCCAACTGGATGCCAGCCGTTATCTAGTGGATTTGCCAGGCTATGGGTATGCCAAGGTACCGGAATCAGTAAAACAGCAGTGGCGGTTGCTCTTAAGCAGCTATTTAGAACAGCGTTATTCTTTACGTGGTATTGTGCTGGTGATGGATATCCGTCATTTATTACAACCCTTTGATGTTCAAATGTTAGAATGGTGTCAAAGTAGAGGTTTACCGGTCAGGGTGTTGTTAACTAAGAGTGATAAACTAAAACAAGGGGCCGCAAAACAGGCTTGCCAAAAAGTAACTACGTACCTGCAAGAGTTTTTTCCTTTTGCTCAGACGCAGTTATTCTCTGCCCATACTCGGGTGGGTATTGAGGAAATTCAAGCTCAGTTGGATATCTGGTTCAATCTTACGTAGCTAAAAGTGCCCATAAAAAAAGCCTCGGTTTAAGGGGAAAAACCGAGGCAACAATTAGTCCAGATTAGGGGAACCTGGACTATAAATTCGTTTTACTCAAAAAGAAGGCGAGAACATAAAATTAGACTACGATAAATTCCCTTAGTTTCAGCTTTATATCAATACCTATTGATTCATATTATATGAATCTTATTAAAAATATAGCCTAATTTTAGTATTAAAACAATATTTTCTTATTATTTCTCTACCCTCAATGGGTCTGATCCCAATTAGTACCACTACCCATAGTAACAATTAAAGGTACCTTTAATTGAGCGGCCTCCATCATGCTTTTTTGGATAGCTGCGGCAGCAGCCTCTAATTCATGCTCAGCAACCTCTAATACCAGTTCATCATGAACCTGCATAATCATGCGAGCACTGGTTTTTTTCTGCTGTAACCAGTTATCAACCTGAATCATGGCTCGTTTAATAATATCTGCGGCGCTGCCTTGCATGGGTGCATTAATAGCAATACGTTCTGCTTGGCTACGGACTTGAGGCTGTCGGGAATTAATATCAGGTAGATAGAGACGTCGGCCA includes the following:
- the yihA gene encoding ribosome biogenesis GTP-binding protein YihA/YsxC, whose amino-acid sequence is MVNSFYHKASYQGSAYTLSQLPPDKGIEVAFAGRSNVGKSSAINAITNIKGLARISKTPGRTQMINFFQLDASRYLVDLPGYGYAKVPESVKQQWRLLLSSYLEQRYSLRGIVLVMDIRHLLQPFDVQMLEWCQSRGLPVRVLLTKSDKLKQGAAKQACQKVTTYLQEFFPFAQTQLFSAHTRVGIEEIQAQLDIWFNLT
- a CDS encoding thiol:disulfide interchange protein DsbA/DsbL, which translates into the protein MLRSTSWPLLLFSLLLTLSLPVTAGPPAFTEGVHYKLIDPPLPAPKTNQAEVIEMFWYGCPHCYHFEPLLEKWIKNKSNQITFIRIPAVFRDSWLPGAQAFYTAQALGVADKIHRPLFDAIHLKKLNLNTKAALADFFATQGIAKEEFLSTFDSFAVQGKAQQAVATTRSSGITGVPAMIVNGKYRTDADLAGSFQRMLEVVDYLVAQTSKK
- a CDS encoding c-type cytochrome codes for the protein MMLKHFATITACVLFTTASNAALVEGNAKAGEAITVPCQNCHGPNGNSPNPEWPNLAGQNATYLKKQLQDFRSGARNSPIMSPMAVGLSDQDINNIAVYYASQKMNTGKTPEEYVELGKKLFQQGDKESGTPACMSCHGPSGSGNPAAAWPRLSGQNAEYMTSQLQAYRNNERANDPNMMMQGVTRKMSDKDITAISHYLSGLQIAH
- a CDS encoding carbon-nitrogen hydrolase family protein, with amino-acid sequence MKSYEYRAGVVQTLAKLGDEEANLEICNYYVKQATMQGVKLLVFPECMNAGYLYNSPEHARKVAGQMDSRFVKGLAKMARDNDMFIASGMIEWDPERQKIFNTGILLDKKGDLILHYHKQFLTTHDQNWFTFGERGFPVVATELGKLGMMICFDGRIPEIPRCTALNGAQVIVDMANFFLIDQAETWRPARAYENGVWICAASKSGQERSIHYPGGSMIIDPKGNLHAQIPWDTHGLAVSEIDPTLADNKHLGLGADRFADRRPDTYTVLTKPYKETAVANINEEAIIPSKAVFNMAAVQSHVCETQPTTLDQVATQTMYAAQFGIRLIVLPEYVASPNWRIDAAEAQRLADLNAELVRTFSILCKENKCAVLVPNVEKIDGKLYPTSFLIGPEGKTILSYRKVHLFADERKWATAGSEYPVANTPFGRIGIIMGYDSMFSEAARCLGVNGADVILWPARLQNRNERRYLALTLAVDNRCALILANRIDAPYSAGSLVVPPSQFPTWDVEAVTEFFTEMHKVVFDVVELAATRQKNLMSNVHMFANRIPKTYGPLVEKR
- a CDS encoding TIGR04255 family protein; the protein is MNKIPTRLNKEPLIEAIWQAQFESKEGLRVIDLLPGILYTAFKTEHQDLQLHRLPTADIPAPVAQIDPNLRFSAKYRMEEPDSPFLFQVGDRVVTVNCRKPYAGWAAFKKKIQKLVEVIERSGLVPLPIRHSLRYIDLLSLDPAAPNLDALQVNFKIGQWCLNNHPIQMRVEIPDGDCNHIIQIATPVEASLPEGKFQGSVIDLETFSNTPLRGWSDICSQIDQIHDRSKVVFYQQLLTPEAIHLMEPEY
- a CDS encoding type II toxin-antitoxin system PemK/MazF family toxin; the encoded protein is MTCKRGDVILVRFPHSDLKTYKKRPALVVQADGLATDLPQKIIALITSNIKRVGATRVHFQQQSQEVQTMGLCKYSVVVTDNLATVLDREIDKIIGYCPVMPVVDEALKQTLGLM